In a genomic window of Dyadobacter fermentans DSM 18053:
- a CDS encoding response regulator yields the protein MKRNTVIIADDDADDRYLIGEALNIVGQRRKILEVEDGRELVDLLANDNPNPELILVDMNMPRMNGVEVLDAIQAFAGYGDVPKIVLSNDSQNAQKAYQAGADGFYTKPVTLDGYLDVARRILKKYLGGEPPKPLI from the coding sequence ATGAAAAGAAATACTGTAATAATTGCTGATGACGATGCGGATGACCGCTATCTGATCGGAGAAGCGCTGAACATCGTGGGTCAGCGGAGGAAAATACTGGAAGTTGAGGACGGCCGCGAACTGGTGGACCTGCTCGCGAACGACAATCCCAATCCCGAACTGATCCTGGTAGATATGAATATGCCGCGGATGAACGGCGTGGAAGTGCTGGACGCGATCCAGGCGTTTGCAGGCTACGGCGATGTGCCCAAAATTGTCCTTTCGAATGATAGCCAAAATGCCCAAAAAGCCTACCAGGCCGGCGCCGACGGCTTCTACACCAAGCCCGTCACACTCGATGGTTACCTGGACGTAGCCCGAAGAATCCTGAAAAAATACCTCGGCGGAGAGCCACCCAAGCCATTGATTTAA